In a single window of the Mesoplodon densirostris isolate mMesDen1 chromosome 18, mMesDen1 primary haplotype, whole genome shotgun sequence genome:
- the SPATA20 gene encoding spermatogenesis-associated protein 20 isoform X2 — MSHLSSPPQKHKGKRKGHGLPRGSERGSSSRDRGVTVGSSVPMLAGGNGSRTHCSQSTPRKVPNRLISEKSPYLLQHAYNPVDWYPWGQEAFDKARKEDKPIFLSVGSSTCHWCYLMEEESFQNEELGRLLSEGFVSVKVDREERPDVDKVYMTFVQATSSGGGWPMSVWLTPNLQPIVGGTYFPPEDGLTRAGFRTVLMRIREQWKQNKSALLENSQRVTAALLARSEISMGDHQLPPSAATTNSRCFQQLDESYDEEYGGFAEAPKFPRPVILSFLFSYWLSHRLTQDGSRAQQMALHTLKMMANGGIRDHVGQGFHRYSTDRQWHVPHFEKMLYDQAQLTVAYSQAFQISGDEFYSEVAKGILQYVARNLSHRSGGFYSAEDADSPPEQGTRPKEGAFYVWTVKEVQQLLPEPVLGATEPLTLGQLLMKHYGLKEAGNISPSQDPKGELQGQNVLTVRYSLELTAARFGLEVEAVRTLLSSGLEKLFRARKHRPKPHLDSKMLAAWNGLMVSGFAVTGAVLGQERLINYALSGAKFLKRHMFDVASGRLMRTCYAGSGGTVEHSNPPCWGFLEDYAFVVRGLLDLYEASQENAWLEWALRLQDTQDRLFWDSRGGGYFCSEAELGAGLPLRLKDDQDGAEPSANSMSAQNLLRLHGFTGRNDWMDKCVRLLTAFSERMRRVPVALPEMVRALSAHQQTLKQIVICGDPQAEDTKALLQCVHSIYIPNKVLILADGDPSSFLSRQLPFLSTLRRLEGQATAYVCENQACWMPVTEPCELRKLLHQ, encoded by the exons ATGAGCCACCTTTCTTCACCCCCCCAAAAACACAAGGGGAAGCGCAAAGGCCATGGTCTCCCCCGTGGTTCAGAAAG GGGTAGCTCCTCCCGGGACCGAGGCGTGACGGTCGGTAGTTCAGTGCCCATGCTGGCTGGAGGGAATGGGAGCCGGACTCACTGCTCTCAGTCCACACCCCGGAAAGTCCCCAACCGCCTGATCAGTGAGAAGTCACCGTACCTCCTGCAACATGCCTACAACCCTGTGGACTG GTACCCCTGGGGGCAGGAAGCCTTCGACAAGGCCAGGAAAGAAGACAAGCCAATCTTCCTTTCAG TGGGGTCCTCCACCTGCCACTGGTGCTACCTGATGGAAGAGGAGTCCTTCCAGAACGAGGAGCTTGGCCGCCTGCTCAGTGAGGGCTTCGTCAGCGTGAAGGTTGACCGGGAAGAGCGGCCCGATGTGGACAAAGTGTATATGACCTTTGTGCAG GCCACCAGCAGTGGTGGGGGCTGGCCCATGAGTGTGTGGTTGACTCCCAACCTCCAGCCCATTGTGGGGGGCACCTATTTCCCCCCTGAGGATGGCTTGACCCGAGCTGGCTTCCGCACTGTGTTGATGAGGATACGGGAGCAG TGGAAACAGAACAAGAGTGCCCTGCTGGAAAACAGCCAGCGTGTCACCGCAGCTCTGCTGGCCCGGTCGGAGATCAGCATGGGTGACCACCAGCTGCCACCCTCCGCTGCCACCACGAACAGCCGCTGCTTCCAGCAACTGGACGAGAGCTATGATGAGGAGTATGGCGGCTTCGCCGAGGCCCCCAAGTTCCCCAGGCCAG TGATCCTGAGCTTCCTGTTCTCCTACTGGCTCAGCCATCGGCTAACTCAggatggctctcgggcccagcagATGGCCTTGCACACCCTGAAGATGATGGCCAACGGGGGCATCCGAGACCATGTGGGGCAG GGCTTCCACCGCTACTCCACGGACCGCCAGTGGCACGTCCCCCACTTTGAGAAGATGCTGTATGACCAGGCACAGCTCACGGTGGCCTATTCACAGGCCTTCCAG ATCTCTGGTGACGAGTTCTACTCCGAAGTTGCCAAAGGCATCTTGCAGTACGTGGCTCGGAACCTGAGTCACCGG tcTGGAGGCTTCTACAGTGCAGAGGACGCGGACTCGCCCCCGGAGCAGGGCACGAGGCCCAAAGAGGGTGCCTTCTACGTGTGGACAGTCAAAGAGGTCCAGCAGCTCCTCCCCGAGCCCGTGCTGGGCGCCACCGAGCCTCTGACCTTGGGCCAGCTTCTCATGAAGCACTATGGGCTCAAGGAGGCCGGCAACATCAGCCCCAGTCAG GACCCAAAGGGGGAGCTGCAGGGCCAGAACGTGCTGACCGTCCGGTATTCACTGGAGCTGACTGCTGCCCGCTTTGGCCTGGAAGTGGAGGCCGTACGGACCTTACTCAGCTCAGGCCTCGAGAAGCTTTTCCGGGCCCGGAAACATCGGCCGAAGCCGCACCTGGACAGCAAGATGTTGGCGGCCTGGAATG GACTGATGGTGTCTGGCTTTGCCGTGACCGGGGCTGTCCTGGGCCAGGAGAGGCTGATCAACTACGCCCTCAGTGGTGCCAAGTTCCTGAAGCGGCACATGTTTGACGTGGCCAGTGGCCGCCTAATGCGGACCTGCTATGCAGGCTCTGGGGGGACCGTGGAGCACAG CAACCCGCCCTGctggggcttcctggaggacTACGCCTTCGTGGTGCGGGGCCTGCTGGACTTGTACGAGGCTTCACAGGAGAACGCGTGGCTCGAGTGGGCTCTGCGGCTGCAGGACACGCAGGACAGGCTCTTCTGGGACTCCCGGGGTGGTGGCTACTTCTGCAGTGAGGCTGAGCTGGGGGCTGGCCTGCCCCTGCGTCTGAAGGACG ACCAGGACGGTGCAGAGCCCAGTGCCAACTCCATGTCGGCCCAGAACCTGCTTCGGCTGCACGGCTTCACGGGCCGCAACGACTGGATGGACAAGTGTGTGCGCCTGTTGACCGCCTTCTCTGAGCGCATGCGCCGTGTCCCCGTGGCGTTGCCTGAGATGGTCCGCGCCCTCTCAGCCCACCAGCAGACCCTCAAGCAG ATCGTGATCTGTGGAGACCCCCAGGCCGAGGACACCAAGGCTCTGTTGCAGTGTGTCCACTCCATCTACATCCCTAACAAG GTGCTGATTCTGGCCGATGGGGACCCCTCGAGCTTCCTGTCCCGCCAGCTGCCCTTCCTGAGCACCCTGCGGCGGCTGGAAGGCCAGGCCACTGCCTATGTGTGTGAGAACCAGGCCTGCTGGATGCCCGTCACCGAGCCCTGTGAACTGCGGAAACTGCTACATCAGTGA
- the SPATA20 gene encoding spermatogenesis-associated protein 20 isoform X1, translated as MQGARAWRCRGLLLPRAASGLAASRRGSSSRDRGVTVGSSVPMLAGGNGSRTHCSQSTPRKVPNRLISEKSPYLLQHAYNPVDWYPWGQEAFDKARKEDKPIFLSVGSSTCHWCYLMEEESFQNEELGRLLSEGFVSVKVDREERPDVDKVYMTFVQATSSGGGWPMSVWLTPNLQPIVGGTYFPPEDGLTRAGFRTVLMRIREQWKQNKSALLENSQRVTAALLARSEISMGDHQLPPSAATTNSRCFQQLDESYDEEYGGFAEAPKFPRPVILSFLFSYWLSHRLTQDGSRAQQMALHTLKMMANGGIRDHVGQGFHRYSTDRQWHVPHFEKMLYDQAQLTVAYSQAFQISGDEFYSEVAKGILQYVARNLSHRSGGFYSAEDADSPPEQGTRPKEGAFYVWTVKEVQQLLPEPVLGATEPLTLGQLLMKHYGLKEAGNISPSQDPKGELQGQNVLTVRYSLELTAARFGLEVEAVRTLLSSGLEKLFRARKHRPKPHLDSKMLAAWNGLMVSGFAVTGAVLGQERLINYALSGAKFLKRHMFDVASGRLMRTCYAGSGGTVEHSNPPCWGFLEDYAFVVRGLLDLYEASQENAWLEWALRLQDTQDRLFWDSRGGGYFCSEAELGAGLPLRLKDDQDGAEPSANSMSAQNLLRLHGFTGRNDWMDKCVRLLTAFSERMRRVPVALPEMVRALSAHQQTLKQIVICGDPQAEDTKALLQCVHSIYIPNKVLILADGDPSSFLSRQLPFLSTLRRLEGQATAYVCENQACWMPVTEPCELRKLLHQ; from the exons ATGCAGGGCGCGCGGGCCTGGCGGTGCCGCGGCCTCTTGCTGCCCCGCGCCGCGTCGGGCCTCGCCGCCAGCCGCAG GGGTAGCTCCTCCCGGGACCGAGGCGTGACGGTCGGTAGTTCAGTGCCCATGCTGGCTGGAGGGAATGGGAGCCGGACTCACTGCTCTCAGTCCACACCCCGGAAAGTCCCCAACCGCCTGATCAGTGAGAAGTCACCGTACCTCCTGCAACATGCCTACAACCCTGTGGACTG GTACCCCTGGGGGCAGGAAGCCTTCGACAAGGCCAGGAAAGAAGACAAGCCAATCTTCCTTTCAG TGGGGTCCTCCACCTGCCACTGGTGCTACCTGATGGAAGAGGAGTCCTTCCAGAACGAGGAGCTTGGCCGCCTGCTCAGTGAGGGCTTCGTCAGCGTGAAGGTTGACCGGGAAGAGCGGCCCGATGTGGACAAAGTGTATATGACCTTTGTGCAG GCCACCAGCAGTGGTGGGGGCTGGCCCATGAGTGTGTGGTTGACTCCCAACCTCCAGCCCATTGTGGGGGGCACCTATTTCCCCCCTGAGGATGGCTTGACCCGAGCTGGCTTCCGCACTGTGTTGATGAGGATACGGGAGCAG TGGAAACAGAACAAGAGTGCCCTGCTGGAAAACAGCCAGCGTGTCACCGCAGCTCTGCTGGCCCGGTCGGAGATCAGCATGGGTGACCACCAGCTGCCACCCTCCGCTGCCACCACGAACAGCCGCTGCTTCCAGCAACTGGACGAGAGCTATGATGAGGAGTATGGCGGCTTCGCCGAGGCCCCCAAGTTCCCCAGGCCAG TGATCCTGAGCTTCCTGTTCTCCTACTGGCTCAGCCATCGGCTAACTCAggatggctctcgggcccagcagATGGCCTTGCACACCCTGAAGATGATGGCCAACGGGGGCATCCGAGACCATGTGGGGCAG GGCTTCCACCGCTACTCCACGGACCGCCAGTGGCACGTCCCCCACTTTGAGAAGATGCTGTATGACCAGGCACAGCTCACGGTGGCCTATTCACAGGCCTTCCAG ATCTCTGGTGACGAGTTCTACTCCGAAGTTGCCAAAGGCATCTTGCAGTACGTGGCTCGGAACCTGAGTCACCGG tcTGGAGGCTTCTACAGTGCAGAGGACGCGGACTCGCCCCCGGAGCAGGGCACGAGGCCCAAAGAGGGTGCCTTCTACGTGTGGACAGTCAAAGAGGTCCAGCAGCTCCTCCCCGAGCCCGTGCTGGGCGCCACCGAGCCTCTGACCTTGGGCCAGCTTCTCATGAAGCACTATGGGCTCAAGGAGGCCGGCAACATCAGCCCCAGTCAG GACCCAAAGGGGGAGCTGCAGGGCCAGAACGTGCTGACCGTCCGGTATTCACTGGAGCTGACTGCTGCCCGCTTTGGCCTGGAAGTGGAGGCCGTACGGACCTTACTCAGCTCAGGCCTCGAGAAGCTTTTCCGGGCCCGGAAACATCGGCCGAAGCCGCACCTGGACAGCAAGATGTTGGCGGCCTGGAATG GACTGATGGTGTCTGGCTTTGCCGTGACCGGGGCTGTCCTGGGCCAGGAGAGGCTGATCAACTACGCCCTCAGTGGTGCCAAGTTCCTGAAGCGGCACATGTTTGACGTGGCCAGTGGCCGCCTAATGCGGACCTGCTATGCAGGCTCTGGGGGGACCGTGGAGCACAG CAACCCGCCCTGctggggcttcctggaggacTACGCCTTCGTGGTGCGGGGCCTGCTGGACTTGTACGAGGCTTCACAGGAGAACGCGTGGCTCGAGTGGGCTCTGCGGCTGCAGGACACGCAGGACAGGCTCTTCTGGGACTCCCGGGGTGGTGGCTACTTCTGCAGTGAGGCTGAGCTGGGGGCTGGCCTGCCCCTGCGTCTGAAGGACG ACCAGGACGGTGCAGAGCCCAGTGCCAACTCCATGTCGGCCCAGAACCTGCTTCGGCTGCACGGCTTCACGGGCCGCAACGACTGGATGGACAAGTGTGTGCGCCTGTTGACCGCCTTCTCTGAGCGCATGCGCCGTGTCCCCGTGGCGTTGCCTGAGATGGTCCGCGCCCTCTCAGCCCACCAGCAGACCCTCAAGCAG ATCGTGATCTGTGGAGACCCCCAGGCCGAGGACACCAAGGCTCTGTTGCAGTGTGTCCACTCCATCTACATCCCTAACAAG GTGCTGATTCTGGCCGATGGGGACCCCTCGAGCTTCCTGTCCCGCCAGCTGCCCTTCCTGAGCACCCTGCGGCGGCTGGAAGGCCAGGCCACTGCCTATGTGTGTGAGAACCAGGCCTGCTGGATGCCCGTCACCGAGCCCTGTGAACTGCGGAAACTGCTACATCAGTGA
- the EPN3 gene encoding epsin-3 encodes MTTSALRRQVKNIVHNYSEAEIKVREATSNDPWGPPSSLMSEIADLTFNTVAFAEVMGMLWRRLNDSGKNWRHVYKALTLLDYLLKTGSERVAHQCRENLYTIQTLKDFQYIDRDGKDQGVNVREKVKQVMALLRDEERLREERTHALKTKERMALEGTGIGSGQLGFSRARGSPASYSSSSSSPRYTSDLEQARPQTSGEEELQLQLALAMSREEAEKLVPPASHRDEDLQLQLALHLSRQEQEKEVRSWRGDDSPVANGAGAGPHRRRDREPEREEREEEKLKTTQSSILDLVDIFAPAPALPSTHSSADPWDIPGLRPNTEPSGSSWGPSADPWSPVRSGSILSQSQPWSLPPMFSSSEPWGRTPVPPAGPPPTDSWAQNSPHHNLPNTGADPWGALVETSNTPVLDGTSTFDPFAKPPVSTETKEGLECAQALPSGKPSSPVELDLFGDPDPSSKQNGTKEPDAFDLDVLGEALTQPSKDTPARRTPESFLGPSASSLVNLDSLVKAPQAAKTRNPFLTGFSTPSPTNPFGGGDQGRPTLNQMRTGSPALGLAAGGPVGGSLPYSASLPLPLSSVPAAVTLPASVSVFPQARAFTPPSPGSLPQPLLPTSGPAGLLNQPPQASTNPFL; translated from the exons ATGACGACATCAGCGCTGCGGCGCCAGGTGAAGAACATCGTGCACAACTACTCGGAAGCAGAGATCAAGGTGCGCGAAGCCACCAGCAATGACCCGTGGGGTCCGCCCAGCTCGCTCATGTCGGAGATTGCCGATCTGACCTTCAACACGGTGGCCTTTGCCGAGGTCATGGGCATGCTGTGGCGGCGGCTCAATGACAGCGGCAAGAACTGGCGGCACGTGTACAAGGCGCTGACGCTGCTGGACTACCTGCTCAAGACGGGCTCCGAGCGGGTGGCCCACCAGTGCCGGGAGAACCTCTACACCATCCAGACGCTCAAGGACTTCCAGTACATCGACCGCGACGGCAAGGACCAGGGTGTCAACGTGCGCGAGAAGGTCAAGCAGGTGATGGCCCTGCTCAGGGACGAGGAGCGCCTCCGGGAGGAGCGGACCCACGCCCTCAAGACCAAGGAGCGCATGGCGTTGGAGGGCACGGGCATCGGCAGCGGGCAGCTGGGCTTCAGCCGCGCCCGCGGCTCCCCGGCCTCCTACAGCT CCTCCTCCTCATCTCCCCGCTACACCTCCGACCTAGAGCAGGCCCGGCCCCAGACGTCAGGGGAAGAGGAGCTGCAGCTGCAGCTGGCCCTGGCCATGAGCCGCGAGGAGGCTGAGAAG CTGGTCCCCCCAGCCTCCCACAGGGACGAGGACCTGCAGCTGCAGCTGGCTCTGCACCTGAGCCGGCAGGAGCAGGAGAAG GAGGTGAGGTCCTGGCGGGGAGATGACTCCCCTGTGGCCAATGGTGCTGGGGCCGGACCCCACCGTCGTCGGGACAGAGAGCccgaaagagaagagagagaggaggagaagctgAAAACCACCCAG TCCTCCATCCTGGACTTGGTGGATATCTtcgcaccagccccagccctgccctccacacACAGTTCTGCGGACCCATGGGACATCCCAG GTCTCAGGCCCAACACAGAGCCCAGTGGCTCGTCCTGGGGGCCTTCGGCAGACCCCTGGTCTCCAGTCCGCTCAGGAAGCATCCTGTCCCAAAGCCAACCCTGGAGCTTGCCCCCTATGTTCTCCTCCTCTGAGCCCTGGGGCCGGACCCCAGTGCCGCCTGCTGGACCACCCCCCACAGACTCCTGGGCACAGAACTCCCCCCACCACAACCTCCCCAACACTGGGGCCGACCCCTGGGGGGCCTTGGTGGAGACCTCCAACACACCTG TGCTAGATGGTACCTCGACCTTTGACCCATTTGCCAAGCCTCCAGTATCCACAGAGACCAAGGAGGGGCTCGAGtgtgcccaggccctgccctctgggAAGCCCAGCAGTCCTGTGG AGCTGGACCTGTTTGGAGACCCCGACCCCAGTTCCAAGCAAAATGGCACAAAGGAGCCAGACGCCTTTGACCTGGATGTGCTGGGGGAGGCACTAACCCAGCCCAGCAAGGACACCCCAGCGCGCCGGACTCCTGAGTCCTTCCTGGGCCCCTCGGCCTCCTCCTTGGTCAACCTTGACTCATTAGTCAAGGCGCCCCAGGCTGCAAAGACCCGGAACCCCTTCCTAACAG GTTTCAGCACTCCATCCCCCACCAACCCGTTCGGCGGGGGCGACCAGGGCAGGCCGACCCTGAACCAGATGCGCACCGGGTCGCCGGCGCTGGGCCTGGCTGCCGGTGGGCCGGTCGGCGGCTCCCTGCCCTACAGCGCCTCCCTGCCGCTCCCGCTTAGCAGCGTGCCGGCCGCCGTGACCCTGCCCGCCTCGGTCAGCGTCTTCCCCCAAGCCCGCGCCTTCACGCCGCCGTCCCCTGGGAGCCTGCCGCAGCCTCTGCTGCCCACCTCAGGCCCCGCGGGGCTGCTCAACCAACCCCCGCAGGCCAGCACCAACCCTTTCCTCTGA